The following are encoded together in the Streptomyces rapamycinicus NRRL 5491 genome:
- a CDS encoding cytochrome P450: protein MADTPEEELRILDPQTVAEELRKHGPPRQITMNGTTAWLVSRYEDVRDCLGHPGMSPAAAYAASQGQTTPVSGLFEDTLPGTNPPQHTRLRRLLAKAFTTRRVESLRPRVQEITDTLLDRIAVDGRADLVTALAVPLPMQVICELLGVPIADRTEFHQWADLMLMPPLDPDTAARSQDASAKLWAYMEDLAEARRKAPEDDLISDLMSAHEDDRLSHREVVATARMMLIAGYELTGSFISNAVFSLLSQPDQMELLRKDPELAGRGLEELLRHAGPGILVVRFANEDVEIGSVPIRAGDQVLLDMDAAHSDPAHFTDGERLDLTRDSATHLQFGHGIHYCIGAPLARVEGQIALESLVRRFPGLRLGVPAAEIGHSKNPFIRSLTTLPVELEAQRPAGAG from the coding sequence ATGGCTGACACCCCCGAAGAAGAACTTCGCATCCTCGACCCGCAGACCGTCGCCGAGGAGCTGCGCAAACACGGCCCGCCGAGGCAGATCACGATGAACGGGACCACGGCGTGGCTGGTCTCCCGCTACGAAGACGTCCGGGACTGTCTCGGACACCCCGGCATGAGCCCGGCCGCCGCCTACGCCGCATCCCAGGGCCAGACCACTCCGGTCAGCGGGTTGTTCGAGGACACGCTGCCCGGCACCAATCCGCCCCAGCACACCCGGCTGCGCAGGCTGCTCGCCAAGGCGTTCACGACACGCAGGGTGGAGAGCCTGCGGCCGCGGGTGCAGGAGATCACCGACACACTGCTGGACCGGATCGCCGTCGACGGCCGGGCCGATCTCGTCACCGCGCTGGCCGTCCCGCTGCCCATGCAGGTGATCTGTGAACTCCTCGGCGTGCCCATCGCCGACCGCACCGAATTCCACCAGTGGGCCGATCTGATGCTCATGCCCCCGCTGGACCCGGACACCGCCGCGCGCTCCCAGGACGCCTCCGCCAAGCTGTGGGCGTACATGGAGGATCTCGCCGAGGCCCGGCGGAAGGCCCCCGAGGACGACCTGATCAGCGATCTGATGTCCGCACACGAGGACGACCGGCTCAGCCACCGCGAGGTGGTCGCCACCGCCCGGATGATGCTGATCGCCGGGTACGAGCTGACCGGCAGCTTCATCAGCAACGCTGTCTTCTCGCTGCTGTCCCAGCCGGATCAGATGGAGCTGTTGCGCAAGGACCCCGAACTGGCCGGGCGCGGGCTGGAGGAGCTGCTCCGGCACGCCGGGCCGGGCATCCTCGTCGTGCGTTTCGCCAACGAGGACGTGGAGATCGGCTCCGTACCCATCCGCGCCGGCGACCAGGTGCTCCTGGACATGGACGCCGCACACTCCGACCCGGCACACTTCACCGACGGCGAGCGGCTGGACCTGACCAGGGACTCCGCCACGCATCTCCAGTTCGGCCACGGCATCCACTACTGCATCGGTGCGCCACTGGCCAGGGTGGAGGGGCAGATCGCCCTGGAGAGCCTGGTCCGGCGGTTCCCCGGCCTCCGGCTGGGCGTTCCCGCCGCCGAGATCGGCCACAGCAAGAACCCGTTCATCCGCTCGCTGACCACGCTCCCCGTCGAGCTCGAGGCTCAGCGGCCCGCGGGCGCTGGGTGA
- a CDS encoding alpha-ketoglutarate-dependent dioxygenase AlkB family protein: MNALIPRPRLEVAPGAVHVPGWLGLEQQRELVIACRGWATGPVPIRHTKLPRGGVMSVRTVCIGWHWQPYAYTRTADDVNGARVAEFPDWMVELGRRALADAYDDETAGEGYTPDTALINFYDAQAKLGMHQDKDERSSAPVVSLTIGDSCVFRFGNTETRTKPYTDLELASGDLFVFGGPSRYAYHAVPKILPGTGDPATGLKSGRLNITMRVTGLADPTPSRDHPAPAGR; this comes from the coding sequence ATGAACGCCCTGATCCCCCGCCCACGTCTCGAAGTGGCTCCCGGCGCCGTCCATGTGCCGGGCTGGCTCGGCCTCGAGCAGCAGCGGGAGCTGGTCATCGCCTGCCGGGGCTGGGCCACCGGCCCGGTCCCGATCCGGCACACCAAGCTGCCGCGCGGGGGCGTCATGTCGGTGCGGACGGTGTGCATCGGCTGGCACTGGCAGCCCTATGCCTACACTCGCACCGCCGACGATGTGAACGGCGCGCGGGTCGCCGAATTCCCGGACTGGATGGTCGAGTTGGGCCGCCGCGCCCTGGCCGACGCGTACGACGACGAGACGGCCGGTGAGGGCTACACCCCCGACACCGCACTCATCAACTTCTATGACGCCCAGGCGAAACTCGGCATGCACCAGGACAAGGACGAGCGGTCATCCGCCCCGGTGGTCTCGCTCACCATCGGCGACAGCTGCGTTTTCCGCTTCGGCAACACCGAGACCCGTACCAAGCCCTACACCGACCTCGAACTCGCCTCCGGCGATCTGTTCGTCTTCGGCGGCCCCTCCCGTTACGCCTACCATGCCGTCCCCAAGATCCTTCCGGGGACCGGCGACCCGGCCACCGGACTGAAGTCCGGGCGGCTGAACATCACCATGCGGGTCACCGGCCTGGCCGATCCGACGCCGTCCCGCGATCACCCAGCGCCCGCGGGCCGCTGA
- a CDS encoding 2OG-Fe(II) oxygenase, with translation MSTTTDTARLHQRVAAADWTQLAEELDTYGCALTPRLLTPAQCARVAGLYERDEQFRSTIDMARHRFGSGQYRYFTHDLPEPVAELRAALYPRLLTIARDWAERLGRPAPWPDSLEKWLAMCHEAGQGRSAQILLRYGPGDWNALHRDVFGAMLFPLQVVIGLDAYGTDYTGGEFLLVEQRPRAQSRGTTTVLQQGHGLIFTTRDRPVATKRGWSAGVMRHGVSTVRSGRRHALGLVFHDAT, from the coding sequence ATGAGCACCACGACCGACACCGCACGCCTCCACCAGCGCGTGGCCGCGGCCGACTGGACACAGCTGGCCGAGGAGCTGGACACCTACGGGTGCGCGCTCACGCCACGGCTGCTGACCCCCGCGCAGTGCGCCCGCGTCGCCGGGCTCTATGAGCGGGACGAGCAGTTCCGGAGCACGATCGACATGGCCCGGCACCGCTTCGGCTCCGGTCAGTACCGCTACTTCACCCATGACCTGCCCGAACCGGTCGCCGAGTTGCGCGCGGCGCTCTATCCGCGGCTGCTGACCATCGCCCGTGACTGGGCGGAGCGGCTCGGCCGCCCGGCGCCCTGGCCGGACAGCCTCGAGAAGTGGCTGGCCATGTGCCATGAGGCCGGACAGGGCCGCTCCGCGCAGATCCTGCTGCGCTACGGACCCGGCGACTGGAACGCCCTGCACCGCGATGTGTTCGGCGCCATGCTCTTCCCGCTCCAGGTGGTGATCGGGCTGGACGCGTACGGCACGGACTACACGGGCGGGGAGTTCCTGCTGGTCGAGCAGCGGCCCCGGGCCCAGTCGCGGGGCACCACGACCGTCCTCCAGCAGGGCCACGGCCTGATCTTCACCACCCGTGACCGCCCCGTGGCCACCAAACGCGGTTGGTCGGCCGGGGTCATGCGGCACGGGGTCAGCACGGTGCGGTCCGGGCGGCGCCACGCGCTGGGGCTGGTCTTCCACGACGCCACCTGA
- a CDS encoding methylated-DNA--[protein]-cysteine S-methyltransferase: protein MTVHTTIDSPLGELLLVGEMSATATGGTALVSLSVPGQKGGAVVQDGWSEDADAFTEIVSQLRSYFDGKLTRFDIECVEGGTAFQRRVWQALESIPYGTTVSYGDIARQIGAPRTAVRSVGTAIGRNPLLVVRPCHRVIGATGALTGYAGGLERKERLLVHEGARQTA from the coding sequence ATGACGGTCCACACGACGATCGACAGCCCGCTCGGCGAGCTGCTGCTGGTGGGCGAGATGTCCGCCACCGCGACGGGGGGTACCGCGCTCGTCTCCCTGTCCGTGCCCGGGCAGAAGGGCGGGGCCGTCGTCCAGGACGGCTGGAGCGAGGACGCCGACGCGTTCACGGAGATCGTCTCCCAGTTGCGCTCCTACTTCGACGGCAAGCTCACCCGCTTCGACATCGAGTGTGTCGAGGGCGGTACGGCGTTCCAGCGCAGGGTCTGGCAGGCGCTGGAGTCCATTCCGTACGGCACCACGGTCAGCTACGGCGACATCGCCCGGCAGATCGGCGCCCCGCGCACCGCGGTCCGCTCCGTCGGCACGGCGATCGGCCGCAATCCGCTGCTGGTCGTCCGGCCCTGCCACCGTGTCATCGGCGCCACCGGCGCGCTGACCGGCTATGCGGGCGGGCTGGAGCGCAAGGAGCGGCTCCTCGTCCACGAAGGCGCCCGGCAGACGGCCTGA
- a CDS encoding SpoIIE family protein phosphatase has translation MSRHARPARRRLGLLPHLRSVAGQAFILQLLLILVLVAAAVAAVAADARAHGTVDARRRSLAVAETFAHAPGMARAMSGDKPTSALESHAEATRKGSGVDSVVVFDTRGIRLTHPERPLIGKRIVGPAGLVREELRGKTISQTFRASQGPSVVSAVPITGADGTFLGGVSVGVKIQSVHSTMDRRLPMLLGSGAGALVLATGGAALLNRRVRRQTHGLGTAQMTRMYEHHDAVLHSVREGVLVLTADKRLLLVNDEARELLRLAPDAEGRHVGALGLEPHLTELLTSGRHVTDEVHPCGERLLSVNLRSTDRAGAPAGSVVTLRDTTALRVLSDRAVETSDRLKLLSDAGVRISSTLELTGIAEKLVEVAVPRFADIAAVELLDPVLRGEEPEPPYEPLAPHRTAVGGTPAEAPLFRVGERVVHAPSTPQSRAVRTGAAVLLQADPTGTGEWPAGEARRLLDHGIHSLITVPLRFRGVTLGLATFWRARHRAPFDETDLAIVRELAVRTAVCVDNARRYAREHAMVTALQRTLLPGALPDQNAAEVAARYLPAPGGTGGSWFDVIPLPGARVALVVGKVAGQGLHTAATMGRLRTAVQNFSARDVPPDELLSHMDELVTRLALEHDADAHGTRIAGAGCLYAIHDSVSGHCTVARAGDPGLALAHPDGTVEIPAVPVSPPLGLGREPFEAVGLSLPAASRLVLYTNGLLEGHDRTTETGLDLLGRALAAEPDLDPDETCRSLFQSVLPPHPSDDVALLVARTRLLDPENVAEWDVPSDPAAVASLRTACARRLQAWGLEDAASTAKLIISELITNALRYGAPPVHLRLLRDRRLICEVSDGSNTAPHMRRAATTDEGGRGLFLVAQFAQRWGTRYTPHGKVIWAETPLDGH, from the coding sequence ATGAGCAGACATGCTCGCCCGGCCCGGAGGCGGCTGGGGCTCCTGCCGCATCTGCGCAGCGTCGCCGGGCAGGCGTTCATCCTGCAGCTTCTGCTGATCCTGGTTCTGGTGGCCGCCGCGGTGGCGGCCGTCGCCGCGGATGCCCGGGCTCACGGTACGGTCGACGCCCGTCGGCGATCGCTCGCGGTCGCCGAGACCTTCGCGCATGCTCCCGGCATGGCCCGGGCCATGAGCGGCGACAAACCGACATCGGCACTGGAGTCGCATGCGGAGGCGACACGGAAGGGCTCCGGCGTCGACAGCGTCGTCGTGTTCGACACTCGTGGCATCCGCCTCACCCACCCCGAGAGGCCCTTGATCGGCAAACGGATCGTCGGACCCGCCGGGCTGGTGCGGGAAGAGCTGCGCGGAAAGACGATCTCGCAGACCTTCCGGGCCAGCCAGGGCCCATCCGTCGTCTCGGCGGTCCCCATCACCGGGGCCGATGGCACCTTCCTCGGCGGAGTGTCGGTCGGGGTCAAGATCCAGAGCGTGCACAGCACCATGGACCGCCGGCTGCCGATGCTGCTCGGCAGCGGCGCCGGGGCGCTGGTCCTGGCCACGGGCGGGGCGGCGCTGCTGAACAGGCGGGTGCGGCGGCAGACCCACGGCCTGGGCACCGCGCAGATGACGCGGATGTACGAGCACCACGACGCGGTGTTGCACTCGGTCCGCGAAGGGGTGCTGGTCCTGACGGCGGACAAGCGGCTGCTGCTCGTCAACGACGAGGCCCGGGAGCTGCTGCGGCTGGCTCCGGACGCGGAGGGGCGCCACGTCGGCGCGCTCGGCCTCGAACCCCACCTGACGGAGCTGCTCACGTCGGGACGGCACGTCACGGACGAGGTGCACCCCTGCGGGGAGCGGCTACTGTCGGTCAACCTGCGGTCCACGGATCGTGCGGGCGCCCCCGCCGGAAGCGTGGTGACGCTGCGGGACACCACCGCGCTGCGGGTGCTCTCCGACCGGGCGGTGGAGACGAGCGACCGGCTGAAGCTGCTGTCCGACGCCGGTGTGCGGATCAGCTCCACCCTCGAACTGACGGGCATCGCCGAGAAGCTGGTGGAGGTGGCCGTCCCCCGGTTCGCCGACATCGCCGCCGTCGAGTTGCTGGACCCCGTACTGCGCGGCGAAGAGCCCGAGCCGCCGTACGAGCCCCTGGCACCGCACCGGACCGCCGTCGGCGGGACACCCGCCGAAGCCCCCCTCTTCCGCGTGGGCGAGCGGGTCGTCCACGCCCCCTCCACACCGCAGAGCCGGGCCGTGCGGACCGGAGCCGCCGTCCTCCTCCAGGCCGATCCCACCGGTACCGGCGAATGGCCGGCCGGAGAGGCCCGGCGCCTCCTCGACCACGGGATCCACTCGCTGATCACCGTCCCGCTGCGGTTCCGCGGTGTCACCCTGGGCCTCGCCACCTTCTGGCGGGCCCGGCACCGTGCGCCGTTCGACGAAACGGATCTGGCCATCGTCCGGGAGCTGGCCGTGCGCACCGCCGTCTGCGTCGACAACGCCCGCCGCTACGCCCGCGAACACGCCATGGTCACCGCCCTGCAGCGCACCCTCCTCCCCGGCGCCCTGCCCGATCAGAACGCCGCGGAGGTGGCTGCCCGCTATCTGCCCGCGCCGGGCGGGACGGGCGGAAGCTGGTTCGATGTGATCCCTCTCCCCGGCGCCCGGGTCGCGCTGGTCGTCGGGAAGGTGGCCGGGCAGGGCCTGCACACAGCGGCCACGATGGGCCGGCTGCGCACGGCGGTGCAGAACTTCTCGGCCCGGGACGTGCCCCCGGATGAGCTCCTCTCCCATATGGACGAGCTGGTCACGCGTCTCGCCCTGGAGCATGACGCCGACGCCCACGGCACCCGCATCGCGGGCGCCGGCTGCCTGTACGCGATCCACGACTCGGTGTCGGGCCACTGCACCGTGGCCCGGGCCGGCGATCCGGGCCTCGCCCTGGCCCACCCCGACGGCACCGTGGAGATCCCCGCGGTGCCCGTCTCCCCGCCCCTGGGCCTGGGCCGGGAGCCCTTCGAGGCGGTCGGCCTCTCACTGCCCGCCGCAAGCCGCCTGGTGCTCTACACCAACGGTCTCCTCGAAGGCCACGACCGAACCACCGAAACCGGCCTGGACCTGCTGGGCCGCGCCCTCGCGGCCGAGCCGGACCTCGACCCCGACGAGACCTGTCGGAGCCTGTTCCAGAGCGTCCTTCCACCCCACCCGAGCGACGATGTCGCCCTGCTGGTGGCCCGCACCCGCCTGCTCGACCCGGAGAACGTGGCCGAATGGGATGTGCCGTCCGACCCGGCGGCGGTCGCCTCGCTGCGCACCGCCTGTGCCCGCCGGCTACAGGCATGGGGCCTGGAGGACGCCGCGAGCACCGCCAAGCTGATCATCAGCGAACTGATCACCAACGCCCTGCGCTACGGCGCCCCTCCCGTGCACCTACGCCTGCTGCGCGACCGCCGCCTGATCTGCGAGGTCTCCGACGGCAGCAACACCGCACCCCATATGCGCCGCGCCGCGACCACCGACGAGGGCGGGCGCGGACTGTTCCTCGTCGCCCAGTTCGCCCAGCGCTGGGGCACCCGCTACACCCCGCACGGCAAGGTCATCTGGGCCGAGACCCCCCTGGACGGCCACTGA
- a CDS encoding S1 family peptidase, with translation MRTARRTRRRGRFRLIAAVSGLFVTAALGAVGTSAAASAASTSAATSPSASVSTSPSASTSVSGAASAVESLDVPGTAWTVDERTGTLRVLVGSTVRGADRARIDRTAERFGGAVTVERLDGPLRTLLSGGDGIYSSTGVRCSAGINVQSGATYYFVTAGHCADGNATWYTGSGTTTPVGPTTGTSFPGNDYGVVRYANTAVPHPGTVGTVDITGTATAHVGQQVCRRGATTGVRCGVVTALNATVNYGGGDIVYGLIQTNICAEPGDSGGPLYAGDKIIGILSGGSGDCTSGGTTYYQPIQEVLSAYGLTVY, from the coding sequence GTGAGGACAGCACGCCGTACCAGAAGACGTGGTCGGTTCCGGTTGATCGCCGCGGTGTCCGGTCTGTTCGTCACGGCAGCCCTCGGGGCGGTCGGCACGAGTGCGGCCGCTTCCGCCGCGTCGACCTCCGCGGCCACGTCCCCGTCCGCGTCCGTGTCAACGTCCCCGTCCGCGTCAACGTCCGTGTCCGGTGCCGCCTCGGCCGTGGAGTCCCTGGATGTCCCGGGCACCGCCTGGACCGTGGACGAGCGCACCGGAACGCTGCGTGTCCTCGTCGGCTCCACGGTCCGGGGCGCCGACCGGGCCAGGATCGACCGCACCGCCGAGCGCTTCGGCGGCGCCGTCACCGTCGAGCGGCTCGACGGCCCGCTGCGGACCCTCCTCTCCGGTGGCGACGGGATCTACTCCTCCACGGGGGTGCGCTGCTCCGCGGGGATCAATGTGCAGAGCGGCGCCACGTACTACTTCGTCACCGCCGGCCACTGCGCCGATGGCAACGCCACCTGGTACACCGGCTCCGGTACGACCACCCCGGTCGGCCCGACGACCGGGACCAGCTTCCCGGGCAACGACTACGGCGTCGTCCGGTACGCCAACACCGCCGTTCCGCACCCCGGGACCGTGGGGACCGTCGACATCACCGGGACCGCCACCGCCCACGTCGGCCAGCAGGTCTGCCGCCGGGGCGCCACGACGGGTGTCCGGTGCGGTGTGGTCACCGCGCTCAACGCGACCGTCAACTATGGCGGCGGTGACATCGTCTACGGCCTGATCCAGACCAATATCTGCGCCGAACCGGGCGACAGCGGTGGCCCGCTCTACGCGGGCGACAAGATCATCGGCATTCTCTCGGGCGGCTCCGGGGACTGCACCTCCGGAGGCACCACGTACTACCAGCCGATCCAGGAGGTGCTGAGCGCCTACGGTCTCACCGTCTACTGA
- a CDS encoding NAD(P)/FAD-dependent oxidoreductase: protein MTDELKNAYDVVVIGGGAAGLSGGLMLARARRSVVVIDAGAPRNAPASGVHGLLARDGVPPEELVERGRAEVRGYGGQVVSGEVGAVAREETGFQVTLTDGRSVRALRLLLATGLVDELPDIPGLRSRWGRDVVHCPYCHGWEVRDQAIGVLGSGPLSLHQVMLFRQWSDDVTFFSHTLPVPTGEEAEQLAARGIRVVSGEVASVEIVEDRLVGVRLRDGHVVKREALAVAPRMVAHTGFLAALGLRPVEHPSGAGEHIPSDATGRTDVPGVWVAGNVTDLSAQVGAAAAAGATAAAHINADLIAEETREAVAAARARSEVAFSAEVESRVCEAVLGDRRHGL, encoded by the coding sequence GTGACCGATGAGCTGAAGAACGCCTACGACGTGGTGGTGATCGGCGGTGGCGCCGCGGGGCTGAGCGGGGGGTTGATGCTGGCTCGGGCGCGGCGCTCGGTGGTGGTGATCGACGCGGGCGCCCCGCGCAACGCCCCGGCCTCGGGGGTGCACGGACTGCTGGCCCGGGACGGGGTCCCCCCGGAGGAGCTGGTGGAGCGGGGCCGGGCCGAGGTCCGCGGCTACGGCGGTCAGGTGGTGTCCGGCGAGGTGGGCGCCGTGGCCCGGGAGGAGACCGGGTTCCAGGTGACCCTGACCGACGGCCGGAGCGTCCGCGCACTCCGGCTGCTGCTGGCCACCGGGCTGGTCGACGAGTTGCCGGACATCCCCGGGCTGCGGTCCCGGTGGGGCCGGGATGTGGTGCACTGTCCGTATTGCCACGGCTGGGAGGTCCGCGACCAGGCCATCGGCGTACTGGGGAGCGGGCCGCTGTCGCTGCACCAGGTGATGCTCTTCCGGCAGTGGAGCGACGATGTCACCTTCTTCTCCCACACCTTGCCGGTGCCGACCGGCGAGGAGGCGGAGCAGCTGGCCGCCCGTGGCATCCGGGTGGTGAGCGGCGAGGTGGCGTCCGTGGAGATCGTCGAGGACCGCCTCGTCGGCGTGCGCCTGCGCGATGGCCACGTGGTCAAGCGCGAGGCACTGGCCGTCGCGCCCCGGATGGTGGCGCACACCGGCTTCCTGGCGGCGCTCGGGCTGCGGCCGGTGGAGCATCCGAGTGGCGCCGGTGAGCACATCCCGTCCGACGCGACCGGCCGCACGGATGTGCCCGGGGTGTGGGTCGCGGGCAATGTCACCGATCTGTCGGCCCAGGTGGGTGCCGCCGCGGCGGCGGGAGCGACCGCTGCCGCCCATATCAACGCGGATCTGATCGCCGAGGAGACCCGAGAGGCGGTCGCCGCGGCCCGGGCCCGCAGTGAGGTGGCGTTCTCCGCGGAGGTGGAATCGCGGGTCTGCGAAGCGGTGTTGGGCGACCGCCGCCACGGTCTGTGA
- a CDS encoding sigma-70 family RNA polymerase sigma factor, producing the protein MPSPMLSTAPRRAVQPVAVHGQGFAAAANDRQVTEWALAARDGDRDAVDHFIRATYRDVRRFVLHLSADPHGCEDLAQETYLRALTGLSRFAGRSSARTWLLSIARRVVVDRYRMAAARPRTLDADDWQEVAERAQPVGLPGFDEGVALMDLLAALAPARREMFLLTKVLGLPYADAATATGCPIGTVRSRVARAREDINALLAAAERAAGPVRLAG; encoded by the coding sequence ATGCCTTCCCCCATGCTGTCCACCGCACCGAGAAGGGCCGTGCAGCCCGTTGCCGTGCACGGGCAGGGCTTCGCCGCCGCGGCGAACGACCGGCAGGTCACCGAATGGGCCCTGGCCGCCCGCGACGGCGACCGCGACGCGGTCGACCACTTCATCCGCGCCACCTACCGCGATGTGCGCCGCTTCGTACTCCATCTCAGCGCGGACCCGCACGGCTGTGAGGACCTCGCCCAGGAAACGTATCTACGGGCGCTGACGGGGCTGTCGCGCTTCGCGGGCCGCTCGTCGGCCCGGACATGGCTGCTGTCGATCGCCCGGCGCGTGGTCGTCGACCGCTACCGCATGGCCGCCGCCCGCCCCCGCACCCTGGACGCGGACGACTGGCAGGAGGTGGCCGAACGGGCGCAGCCCGTCGGCCTCCCCGGGTTCGACGAGGGGGTGGCGCTGATGGATCTGCTGGCGGCGCTCGCCCCGGCGCGCCGTGAGATGTTCCTGCTCACCAAGGTGCTCGGCCTGCCGTACGCGGACGCCGCCACCGCCACCGGCTGCCCCATCGGCACCGTACGTTCCCGTGTGGCCCGCGCCCGCGAGGACATCAACGCACTGCTGGCCGCGGCGGAAAGGGCGGCGGGGCCCGTGCGGTTGGCGGGCTGA
- a CDS encoding permease prefix domain 1-containing protein: protein MNTHDRQTGPVDADPFKADPVEADPVEVYVADLTAVLHGPARAKARMIEEMRDGLTETVAAHIRAGSTPTRAADDAVREFGTPQELAPGCQRELTIAQARHTARAVALTAPFLTACWYLTSSTASGQDAPVPRAAQLLATQLATVVGTIALLAALALAVTGTLARRLPTPPRLPLAIAWAGTTAGVAMGVATLTLTVASLLATDWPLIALAGAFAAVSHAVVAPSARACRRCARLVRVL, encoded by the coding sequence ATGAACACCCACGACCGGCAGACCGGTCCCGTAGACGCCGATCCCTTCAAGGCCGATCCCGTCGAAGCCGATCCCGTCGAGGTGTACGTCGCCGACCTGACGGCCGTCCTGCACGGTCCGGCGCGGGCCAAGGCGCGGATGATCGAGGAGATGCGCGACGGCCTTACGGAGACGGTGGCGGCGCACATCCGCGCCGGGAGCACCCCCACCCGGGCGGCGGACGACGCGGTCCGGGAGTTCGGGACGCCGCAAGAACTCGCGCCCGGCTGTCAGCGGGAGCTGACCATCGCACAGGCGCGCCATACCGCCCGGGCGGTCGCGCTCACCGCCCCCTTCCTCACCGCTTGCTGGTATCTGACCTCGAGCACCGCATCCGGCCAGGACGCTCCGGTGCCACGCGCCGCCCAGCTGCTCGCCACGCAACTGGCCACGGTCGTCGGCACCATCGCGCTGCTCGCCGCGCTGGCACTGGCCGTCACCGGCACCCTGGCCCGTCGGCTGCCCACACCTCCCCGGCTGCCCCTGGCGATCGCCTGGGCCGGTACCACGGCGGGCGTGGCCATGGGGGTCGCCACGCTCACGCTCACCGTCGCGTCCCTCCTGGCCACGGACTGGCCGCTGATCGCGCTGGCCGGGGCCTTCGCCGCCGTATCACACGCGGTCGTGGCTCCCTCGGCCCGCGCCTGCCGCCGATGCGCCCGGCTGGTCCGCGTCCTGTAG
- a CDS encoding PadR family transcriptional regulator — MRADRVRGHLDGLLMAVLEQGPLHGYAIITAVQRRSGGVLDLRTGTIYPALNKLERLGLLTSSWESVGERRRRSYQLTDAGRRSLAEERTAWREFTMAIGSVLNPGAEPRSAV; from the coding sequence ATGAGGGCAGACAGAGTGCGAGGACACCTGGACGGCCTGCTGATGGCCGTTCTCGAACAGGGACCACTGCACGGGTACGCGATCATCACCGCGGTTCAGCGGCGCAGCGGAGGCGTGCTCGACCTGCGCACGGGCACGATCTACCCGGCGTTGAACAAGCTGGAGCGGCTGGGGCTGCTGACCAGCAGCTGGGAGTCGGTCGGCGAACGACGGCGGCGCAGCTACCAGCTCACCGACGCGGGACGGAGAAGTCTGGCCGAGGAACGCACCGCATGGCGGGAGTTCACCATGGCGATCGGCTCCGTGCTGAACCCGGGGGCGGAGCCCCGGTCCGCCGTATGA
- a CDS encoding HAD-IA family hydrolase, protein MTSHPISHGGPPSGAGIAPATSVVFDLDGVLVNSFAVMRQAFTLAYAEVVGDGEPPFEEYNRHLGRYFPDIMRIMGLPLEMEGPFVRESYRLAHLVEVFDGVPELLSELRHRGLRLAVATGKSGPRARSLLNTLRIHEQFDVILGSDEVARPKPAPDIVLKAMDIMGADPDRTVMVGDAVTDLASARGAGITAVAAMWGETDEKTLLAAEPDVILHKPSELLSLTVP, encoded by the coding sequence ATGACCAGCCATCCGATCAGTCACGGCGGCCCGCCCTCCGGCGCGGGTATCGCCCCGGCCACCTCGGTGGTCTTCGACCTCGACGGTGTCCTCGTCAACAGCTTCGCGGTGATGCGCCAGGCATTCACCCTCGCCTACGCCGAGGTCGTCGGCGACGGTGAGCCGCCCTTCGAGGAGTACAACCGCCATCTGGGCCGCTACTTCCCCGACATCATGCGGATCATGGGTCTGCCACTGGAGATGGAGGGCCCGTTCGTCCGCGAGAGCTACCGGCTCGCCCACCTGGTGGAGGTGTTCGACGGTGTGCCCGAACTGCTGTCGGAGCTGCGCCACCGCGGGCTGCGGCTCGCCGTGGCCACCGGGAAGAGCGGCCCGCGGGCGCGCTCGCTGCTCAACACCCTTCGTATCCATGAGCAGTTCGATGTGATCCTCGGCTCGGACGAGGTGGCCCGGCCCAAGCCCGCGCCGGACATCGTGCTGAAGGCGATGGACATCATGGGCGCGGACCCCGACCGGACCGTGATGGTCGGGGACGCGGTGACCGACCTGGCCAGCGCGCGGGGGGCCGGAATCACCGCGGTGGCCGCGATGTGGGGTGAGACCGATGAGAAGACCCTGCTCGCGGCGGAGCCCGATGTGATCCTGCACAAGCCGTCCGAGCTGCTGTCGCTGACGGTTCCGTAG